GTTCCCTTAGGGGCTAGAATTTTGAAAGTAGTGTCTGACTATGATCGCTTGAGTTTAGGAGGGAGACCTAAAGGTGAAGTTATTTCTATGCTTAAAAGAAGAGCAAGTCGTTATGATCCAGCTGTGCTTAACAGTTTAATAGAAATTCTCGGAGATGAAGCTACATATTATATCAGGGAAGTCTACCCACTCGGTCTTGAGAAGGGGATGATTATTGCTCAAGATGTTTTTGCTGATATTAAAGGGCAGCGTGTAAAGTTTTTAGCAAAAGATCAGAAGCTTAGTGACGGAATGATAGACTATATTCATAAAAATTCAGAAAACATTATGGATATTACCCAGAAGATAGTGATTCGTGAGGATCTTACTACTGAAAAAGTTACAGCCATTGATGATGGAGACTTGATGTGAGTGGTTTGAAGAATTCTGAATATTTGATTGAAGTAGATCGATTAAGGCCGGGAGTTTTTATTAGGCTTCAAGGTGTTCCATGGTATAGGCATCCTTTTTTGACAAGCAGTTTTAGGATAAAGAATTTTGAACAAATAGAGACTCTTAGAGCCTTGAACGTTGAAAAAGTAATATGTGTTCCAAATGAAAGTCTTGCTCCTCCCCTTGATGTTCCAAGGAAAAGTACGGCAAAAATTCGAACAGTCCTCCCAGGGGAAAATCCTCTACCGGATGATTATTATGATGAAAAAAAGAAGCGAATTGACATTCTTCGTGAGAAGAAAGCTTCCGTTGCCCGGGCTATAAAGAAGTACTCATTGTCTCTTGCTCAAATTGAAAATTTGATGCGTTCCATCAGTAGGGGGAATGATCATTTTATTGAAGATGCGATTCAATTTTCAAGTGATCTTTCGAGTTATTTTTTGGAAGACAGTGAGTCAATAATGCATGTGCTTAATCTTCAGGACGATTCAAGTGACAGTCTTTACTATCATTCCTTAAATGTAACTGTATTATCTTTAATACTCGGAAGGTCTGTTGGTTTAACAGATACGGAAATGCATAATCTGGCAATGGGGGCTATGTTTCATGATATAGGAAAATCAAGGATTGAGAAAAAGATTTTGCATAAGAAGGGGAGACTTACGAAAGCTGAACAGAAAATTATCCAAAAGCATCCTTTTTACGGGGTGCAAATTTTGTCTAAGAATGAAAAATTTCCTAAAGAAGCAATGAATATTGTTTATCAGCATCATGAAAGATGTGATGGAAGAGGATACCCTAAAAAGTTGCAGCAGGATATGATTTCCAAACTTTCGAAGATTTTCTGCATAGCTAATTTTTATGACGGGTTAATAAACAAGCATGATCACACGAAATCTTACTCTCCATATCAAGCTCTTTCATATATGTTTTCAAAATGTTCAGGTGTGCTTGATAAAGTTCTGCTCTCCTCATTTATTCATTGTATGGGGATTTATCCCCCTGGAACAATCGTTATTTTGAATAATGATCAGATAGGTATGGTTGTGTCTGTAAATCTTGCTAAACCGTTAGCCCCGAGTCTTGTCCTTTACGATCCTCAGATTCCTAAAAAAGAAGCGTTAATTCTCGATTTAGGGCGTGAAACTGAATACGAAATAATAGCTTCTATTCCGCCGGCAAAGTTGTCAAAAGAAGTTTATGAATATCTTTCTCCAAGAAGTAGGATCACTTATTTTGTTGATCCTGATTCAGTTTCAGAGAAATAATTTTCGGTTCAGTCCAGTTACTGAGTAAAAAATTTCTTTTCTGAAAGCTATGAAAAAAGATTGATATAAATTGTTTATACTTATTGATGCTTACTAGTTTCTACTTTTGCTTTTTCTACCCATTTGGAAACAACTGGTGCTTCGTATCCTGCAAAGGAATCAATAATTTTTGCAGGAGAATCTGCGGTTAAAAGCATGTCCTTGTGTACACTTTTTAAGAATCCTTCGTTTACTACACTGCTTAGAAATTTTAACAGAGTATCGTAATACCCATCAACATTTAGTAATCCGCAGGGCTTGCTATGAAATCCCAGTTGCGCCCATGTGAATATTTCAAAAATTTCATCCATTGTTCCGATGCCGCCGGGCATAGCTATAAAACCATCAGAAAGTTCTGCCATCAAAGCTTTGCGCTCGTGCATTGATTCTGTAACATGTAGCTGAGTCAACATGGGATGGGCTACTTTTTTTTGGGCAAGGCTTTCAGGGATAACGCCGATAACTTTTCCACCTGCTTCCAGCGCACTCTCAGCTAGAATTCCCATGAGCCCCATGTCTGAGCCCCCGTAAATAGTCGTTATGTTCCGTTTAGCCAACTCACGTCCCATATCGCGGGCTGCCTTTGCATACTTTTCATCATTTCCCGGATTTGCTCCAAGGAAAATGCATAAACTTTTCATAGTTATTTATCTCCGAAATGTAGTTGTTATCTTAATTAATTATTTTTTTTGATAAAAATAGGAATATGCAAGAGTAAGCAGAACAGCAAAACCTGCAGAGATAACACCAAGGATGGCATTGTAGAAAGGCGGAGCTGCAAGAGCAAGTCTTATAAGCAGGGTTACTAAAGCAAAACCTGAATTTCTGAATACTGCGTGGAACGATGGCAGAAATCTTTGAGAGATAAGAACAAGCAGGATATCACTGAAAATAAGTATCGTATAAAATGTACTGAAGAAGTCGAAGTGATGTTTTCCAAGTAAAGGGCACACTAGATTATAAATTCCAAGTCCAGCGAAGGTTGCCAGCATTAAAAGCGCCACTATTTTTTTTGATGCCACATATCTGAATTTGAAAACCGGTCTGAGCGCTGGGGTTGGCCGTTGAATTTTATAGTAGATACCAAGTAGAACAAAAACGACTAAAGCCCCGGTTCCATCTGATAGTATCTGGTATAGCGGGGTCATATTTCCGGTTAGAGTAATTGGTTCTGGAAAGTTTACTAACTCCTTAAATGAACTACGTATAAGGATGAGGCAGAGAATCTCGAACTGCTTTCCAACTGATTTTGAAAAAGAGCAGGGCAGAACAAATATCAACCCGATAACCTCAAGAAAAAGAACAAGCGTAAAGGCTATTCCTATAGCGTGGTAATGGTTGTCAGGAGTTTTTATTGCTATAAAATTGGGAAGCAACCCTCTATTGCCAAGTTCTATTCCGATTAATGCTGCAATAAAGCATGCCACAAGAATTCCGGCTACAGCTCGTTGTGTTTTCTCACGCTCCCAGAAAGCATGTAGAGGGTCAAAGGCATAAGTTGCCAATTCATAGATTGAGTATGTCATAAGAATTTTATGATGATGATTGTACAATCATCCTCAAGAGGAAGACCTCTCCTGTGGTCTGAAACTTGTTGATGTACGATCTCAGCAATTTGCTGAGCAGGCTTATCGTAGTAATCGCGAATGATCTCCCTTAGTTGAGATTTTCCGAACTGTTCACCTTTTGGACTATGAGCTTCCCATATGCCGTCAGTATAAAGAGCAACAAGTTGTCCTGACTTTAACTGAGTAAAATATTCTCTGTAAAGGTAATTCTCATCTACTCCGATGGCCAGTCCGGTTCCTATCAATTCTTCAAATTCATCTGTTTCAGGAGCGTAAATCAATGCCGGGTCATGGCCCGCCCTGATCCAGTTCAGTGTTTTCTTTTTGGTGTCACATGTTGCTGTGAACAATGTCATAAAATGACCAGTCTGTGCGCAATCTTCTGTTACAAGGCTGTTAACTTTGCTTACGATTTCAACAAGTGGTCGCCCTTGTCCTGTCAGGGCGCGTATATACGCTCTTGCGCTGGTCATAAGCAGGGCTGCACTGACTCCATGTCCAGATACATCTCCAATTGCTGTGGCGAAAATATCTTTTCCGCACGTTGCACAGCCTATGAAATCATAGTAGTCGCCACCGGTTTTTTCTGAGAAAACACATTTTGCTCCGATTTCTGCACCGGAAACCTGCGGAGTGGATTTAGGAAGCAGATTTTGTTGGGCCTCGTCAGCCAGTGATAATGCCTGAAGTATGGATGATCGCTCTCGAAGCTGAGGGACCATCTGGTTGAAACTGTTTGCCAAGTCTCCAAGTTCATCATGTGATCTTACTTCTGCTCTTGCATCCCAGTCCCCTTGTCCTACTTTAGTGACTGCTTCTGATATTTTGCGGATAGGGGATGATAAATTTTGTGAAGCGAAATAAGCAATAATCCCAAGGGTTGAGATTATGGAGAAAGCGATAATGGTCGCATTCTTAATTTGTCTTGTTATGCTTTCACTTACATATTGCTCGGCCTGATCGGCTTCGGCTGTGAAATCTATTTCAGGAGTGACAATTAACAGAGCCATGTCTTTGTTGATTGGGCTGTATGTCCAAAGTGATGGAACTCCTTCACAATCCATTTGAAGAACTCCGGACCGTTGATTGGATACGTCGTCAATAAGAGTGGCAAATTCAGGAGTGTTTTCATAAATCCATTCCGGCTTAGGCGGAGCCTGCCAGCGATGTCCTTTTGAGCTCGTTGATATGTTTTCCTCGGTGGATCTTTTGTTGCGGCCGATAACAAGGAGTTTCTTACTGGTAGAGAGGGTGGAGCGATCTGAGACCACCATCATAATTTTAACATTTTTTTCGGTGCTCATGAGTAACGCACTGTTAATTGCAGTGCCGACAGGAACAACTAAGGAAGCTACCCCTATAAATTTATCTTTATCGTTGAATAGCGGACTGGAAAGTCTGTAGCAAAGTGATTTTGTTGCAGGTTCAGGAGCTGGATGCATCCAGAATGTTTTAAGAGTGTCTTTGACTTCTTTATACCAAGGGCTCGTGCGCGGGTCATATTTGGGAGGGAATGAGTTATGCGCAGGATAGGTGGTCTGCACTCCGTTTTCAAGGATAACTTCTTGCCATAGTGCTAATTCTTTCAGAGTTAGACTGCATGCTTGAAAAATTGGCAGCAGTGGAGCCAGTCTACGTATCGAAGACATAGCTTCCTCTTTTGAAACACCCTGTGGTAACCAGAAAGAAACATGGTTCGATGAAATGGGGATGTCTATAAGAGTCCCTTTTTTTACGTGGAGAGCTTTATCCTCTCGGTGTAGGCGCATGTTGCGGCCCATCAAAGCAGATTTTTTATAATCCGGGTGAATATAAAGTTTAGGCATGTTTTGCACACCTTGCGGAGTCGTTATAAATGGAGGATGGGCTAGTGTTGGGACTACTTTTTTTGACAGCAGATTTTGTGCTTCACCTTGCAGAGTCTTGATAGTTGTTCTGTATAGGCGATCTTCAAGATTAATTCGTGCGGCTGTTCCTTCGGCAATGTCTGCCAGAGTACTTCGTGCCCGTTTAAGCAGAGTAACTCTGGTTTGTATTTGAAGGTCTGAACCGAGATCTCTGAGGGTATCTAATCCGTATGCTCTGATAAGGATTAGTGGCAGCATAGTAAACGCAAGGAGGATAAGAAGTATTTTCCAGCGAATTTTCATAATATATTAAAACCTAACCTCTCAAATTATTCAATCACGAAAAGCAAAAAAATAATAAGAGATGGAATTATTTAAAAAAAGCCGTGAGTAAAATAACTATTCCAAGAGAGGGCAGCAGGTTAGATAAATTGATTTTTTTTACATCAAGCAGAATCATGCTGATGCCGATTATGAGAACGCCGCCTGTAGCTGTAAGTTGCGCAATCATCAGTGGTGAAAACCATTCTTGGAACGAGCTTGCAAAAATTGTTAACGATCCTTGATACAGAAGAACCGGAATAAAGGAGAAAAGAACTCCTATTCCATAAGTCGAGGCCAGAGCTATGGAAGCAAAGCCATCGAGAATTGATTTAGTATAAATTACTGTATGATTACCGTGAATTCCCTCTTCAAATGAGCCGATGATAGCCATCGCTCCGATACAGAAAATAAGAGACGCTGTTATAATCCCGTCAATGAATCCTGCGCTGGTTGATCCAGTCATTTTTTTAAGCTTTCTGGCAAGCCGCTCAAAAAGAGTATCCAGTTTGAGTAATTCTCCAATAATTCCGCCAAGCAGGATGCTGAATATCAAAATAATGGTGTCCTGAACTTTAAGAGCCATCTGCATGCCAAGGACCAAGGTGCAGAGGCCCAGTCCTTGGAAAACAATTTGCCTGATGCGTTCAGGGAATCTGCTGTGGAGCATAACTCCGATAAGTGAACCGCCGATAATAGCGGCAGCGTTGACGAGCGAACCGATTGGAATCATCAAGAATCTCACATGGTAATATATATATGTAGGTCGGTACGGTTATCATTAAGTGATTAGGTTTACAATATGAGAATGTTCTAAATGATTGGCGGGTGGTTTAATCTATGGTGTGAAGAATAAAATGATATTAAACGGTTAAAAAGATGTGGTTAGTGAATTAAATATTCTTGACAGTTTCTTGTTCATCTAATATTAACTGTCTCTCGACATGCCGGGATGGCGGAATTGGTAGACGCAGTGGACTCAAAATCCACCGGTAGCAATGCCATGAGAGTTCAAGTCTCTCTCCCGGTACCAGATAAATCAAGGGTTTACAGCACACGCTGTAAACCCTTTTTTACTTCAGGGACTCTTTCAGTCATTATTCTCATACGGTCAATTCTCTATGTATTAGTATAGGGAGACAGCCAAGATGAGAAACTAGGAGAGACGGGATTTCAATAGGATATATATAGGACGAATATAGATATAATGCGGGTCTTCTGGTGAGACGAAATAAATTTTAGGCAATTAGTCAAAATGAGAAAATTGACCAAATACCCTTCGTTTTGGACATTCAAAATGAGAAAAATTAGCTAGTCTGTCTGCCTAATTTCTAAGTCATGATTTTGTGTGTTTTTACATTAGCGATGATAGTTGAAATGCTACATAAATAACGGATAGCCAGTTTTAGGTTAGGCAGCTATTTTTTGTTTACGATAATATTCTTGTTCAACCTGTTCCGGTGAAACATAACCGATACTGGCATGTCTTCGTTTCCTGTTGTAGAAAATTTCAAGGTAGATAAATATATCCTGCTTTGCTTGTTCTCTGGTTTTGTACATCGTACGATAAACACGTTCCCTTTTCCGTTTACTGAAAAAAGTCTCTGCGACAGCATTATCCCAACAGTTTCCCCTACGCCTCATACTGTTTATACAGCCGAATCTGTGAAGATCCGATGAAAAAGAAGAGCTGGTGTACTGACTCCTTTGGTCAGTGTTAAAAAGCACATTTCCCGAAGGCCGGCTGTTGCTGATCGCCATATTTTTTAGACCATTGCCGGATTGACCACGAACTACAACCAAGCTGATCCGCTGCTTCATTAAAAGAATATCCTAGATTAGTAACTAGTTTAACGGCAGATTTCTTAAATTCTTATGAATACTTTTGCTTACTCATGAGCGTTTTTCCTGCATGATCTGACCTTAACCTCTCGGGCTGTGTCCATCATCTATAGAGCAGTTCAGTAGATCACTGGGGAGGTAATTTAAAAAGCGTGATCCGTGTGGTTTGTAGTGGGTTTTGTTTTGGTATATGGGATAGTTAAAGTGTGTTTGTTTCGGGTTATTGGTTTGAAAAGATAGCCCATACTCAAGATATTTTTCGTAAAGGGTAAATAATTGGTATTTATTAAATATGGTTAGGAATTTACCATTACCATCAATTTATAAGGAGTCGCTATTATGGCTGTATATAGAAAAGGATCAACAGGTGATGCTGTTAGAAGTATCCAGCAGGCGCTTAAAGACGCCAGATATATGAGCGAAGAGCCAGACGGTATTTTAGGAAGCAGGACTGAAAACGCGATTAAGATATTTCAATCACAAACTGGACTTAGCGTCGACGGGCTAGTCGGTCCGGCTACATGGCAAAGGCTTTTTTCTGTCTTTGAACCTGTGCGGGGTGATTTCTCAGGAGATTTAAATACACGCTGTCTTGCTCTAACCGGTTCTTTCGAAACCAGTCGCTTGGCTCCTGATTGTTTCGGGGTTGTTACCGGAAATTTTGACGGGCAGGGGATGAGTTATGGCGCTTTGCAGTGGAATTTCGGTCAGAAAACGCTCCAACCTCTTTTCTTGAAGTTGCTCTCCTCACATCGCGAGGTCGCTGAATCTATTTTCGGTGAGCATTTGAATCGTTTGCAACAGGCCATCTCCGGAGATCTGGCTGATGCTATGGCATTTGCTGCGTCTATACAGGATCCGGTAAAAAAAACTGTTCAGGATCCATGGAAAAGTCTGTTTTTTGCCCTTGGTCATACTCCAGAGTTTCAAGCTATCGAGGTTGCCGGGGCAGCTTCATATGTTGCGAAAGGTGACAGGTTGCGTCAGGAATATGGTTTATGGAGTGAGCGGGCTCAAGCACTAATGTTCGACATTTGTGTGCAGAACGGTAGTATTCCTAAGCGAGTGAAAGACTTAATTGAAAAGGATTTTGCTGCTCTCTCAACTACTATCTCTGCCGAAGAGTCCGAGATTGAAAAGATGCGTATAGTGGCCAACCGTCGCGCTGAAGCATCCAACCCTCGTTTTATTGAAGATGTGCGTCGCCGTAAGCTCTGTATTGCAGAAGGGAAAGGATCTGTACACGGTCGTACTTATGATCTTGCCACCCAGTTTGCCCTGAGCCTTGAGAGGGTTGGTTAGGGAAATTGATTGTAAAGTAGGCTGGTTTGGTGAATTAAATATACCCCGGTTTCTTGACTTATAGTCGAGAGGTCGGGGTTTGAAGATTTATTACTTCAAATTATGAGTTTTAAATCCAGATGCCTTCCCATTTATTTAAAATTAATCTAAAATTATAAAGAAACTAGGTATTCTATATACCCATTATGTACCCGATAAATCGCCTTGTTAGCTAGTGAAGGTTCTGGTTTAATAGTCTAATCGACGAGCTTGTTGACTTTCTTCTCACATATCTGGGTATACATAGACTCTGAAAAGCTTGCAATAATTAATCTTTAAGAACGCATTGTTCAAAACTGCGTTCTCTTACGTGCGTCGCGTTGAAATTCAAAAGCCTGTATAGCAAAAAATATCCTTAAACTTTAGGAGAGAATATGAGACATTTTAAGTGTTTATACCTTGCCGTGTTTGTATTGTTTGTTGCTGTTGCCATCGCAGGATGTTCCAAGCAGGAAAAAACAGGACTAGAGAAAGTTAAAGAAACCGGTGAAATCAGTTTTGCTATGAGTGGTGGATATCCTCCTTTCAATTTTTTCAATAAAACTAACGAGCTGGTGGGATTTGATGTTGATGTGGCTAAAGAGGTCGCTAGAAGACTGGGTGTGAAGCTGAAACCTGTTACCACTGAGTGGAGTGGTATTATCGAAGGACTGCGCTCAGGTATTTATAGCGGGATTTTGGGTAGTATGGCCGCGACTGATAAACGTAAAGAAGTCGTAGATTTTTCCATTCCTTATTACTATTCCGGCGCGCAGATGTTCGTTCGTGCAGATGCTCCGTTTGAAACGGTTCAAGACCTTAAAGGTCACGCTGTCGGATTGGTGACCGGAACCACATTCGAGCAGGATGCTAAAAACCTAGGCATCACCGATATCCGTCTTTATAAAGATGACACAAGTACGCTGACCGAGCTTTCAAACGGCGTTATTGAAGGTGTCATTACCGACCGTGTTGTGGGCGTAAATGCTATGAACAGCGGTAAATTTAATGTTAAGCCTCTTGGTTCTCCGCTGCGCAGGGAAGACATTGCCGTTGCTTTCCGAAAGGAAGACAAAACCCTTACCGCTGCGGTGAATGACATATTAAAGCAAATGCATGAAGACGGCACTCTAAGTGAGCTGAGTAAGAAGTGGCTCAAAGTAGATATTACTAAGAAATAAATAAAGATAAGGGGGCTAAGGCCTCCTTACTCTTTTATAAAAGGAAAAAAGATGTATTTTCATTTTTCAAGTCTGCTGGAGTATTTTCCATATTTTCTTCCAGCGGCATGGATGACTCTTGAGATTACCATGCTGGGTATTCTTCTCGGGCTTGTCCTCGGTCTTATTACTGTGTTTATGCGCATTTCAAACAAGAAAATATTTAATCTTCCGGCTCATGCATATATTTATATAATTCGCGGAACTCCTCTTTTACTACAATTACTGTTTATCTATTTCGGCATGCGCAGCATGATCGGTTTGTCAGCATTACCTGCTGCTGTGTTGGCTCTAGGTGTTCACAACGGAGCCTATCTTGCTGAGATTTTCAGAGGGGCTATTGATTCCATCTCTGGAGGGCAGATGGAAGCCGCACGCAGTATCGGGATGAGCTACCCCCGTGCAATGGTCAGGATTATTCTGCCTCAGGCTTTTAAAAGAGCAATTCCGGCCCTTGGTAATCAGTTTATCATCGCTTTGAAGGATTCATCCCTTGCCAGTGCCATCACAATTAATGAGCTGCTGCTTAAATCTCAGCAACTGGCCTCATCGAACTTTATGATGATGGAAATGCTGACTATCGCTGGAATGTTTTATCTTTTCTACACGGGTGTGTTTACCCTTCTTTTTCATCGAATTGCAAGAAGGCTGGACACCAGCGGTGCGTAGAACTCAATTTTTTTTAAAGAGTAAGGCTCATCATTTCTTACGCAGGAGAGTTTATGCAGGATACTATTAATATTGAAAACGTTCATAAGTGGTTTG
This sequence is a window from Desulfovibrio sp. UCD-KL4C. Protein-coding genes within it:
- a CDS encoding amino acid ABC transporter permease, which encodes MYFHFSSLLEYFPYFLPAAWMTLEITMLGILLGLVLGLITVFMRISNKKIFNLPAHAYIYIIRGTPLLLQLLFIYFGMRSMIGLSALPAAVLALGVHNGAYLAEIFRGAIDSISGGQMEAARSIGMSYPRAMVRIILPQAFKRAIPALGNQFIIALKDSSLASAITINELLLKSQQLASSNFMMMEMLTIAGMFYLFYTGVFTLLFHRIARRLDTSGA
- a CDS encoding peptidoglycan-binding protein gives rise to the protein MAVYRKGSTGDAVRSIQQALKDARYMSEEPDGILGSRTENAIKIFQSQTGLSVDGLVGPATWQRLFSVFEPVRGDFSGDLNTRCLALTGSFETSRLAPDCFGVVTGNFDGQGMSYGALQWNFGQKTLQPLFLKLLSSHREVAESIFGEHLNRLQQAISGDLADAMAFAASIQDPVKKTVQDPWKSLFFALGHTPEFQAIEVAGAASYVAKGDRLRQEYGLWSERAQALMFDICVQNGSIPKRVKDLIEKDFAALSTTISAEESEIEKMRIVANRRAEASNPRFIEDVRRRKLCIAEGKGSVHGRTYDLATQFALSLERVG
- a CDS encoding DUF554 domain-containing protein, whose product is MIPIGSLVNAAAIIGGSLIGVMLHSRFPERIRQIVFQGLGLCTLVLGMQMALKVQDTIILIFSILLGGIIGELLKLDTLFERLARKLKKMTGSTSAGFIDGIITASLIFCIGAMAIIGSFEEGIHGNHTVIYTKSILDGFASIALASTYGIGVLFSFIPVLLYQGSLTIFASSFQEWFSPLMIAQLTATGGVLIIGISMILLDVKKINLSNLLPSLGIVILLTAFFK
- a CDS encoding ABC transporter substrate-binding protein, whose protein sequence is MRHFKCLYLAVFVLFVAVAIAGCSKQEKTGLEKVKETGEISFAMSGGYPPFNFFNKTNELVGFDVDVAKEVARRLGVKLKPVTTEWSGIIEGLRSGIYSGILGSMAATDKRKEVVDFSIPYYYSGAQMFVRADAPFETVQDLKGHAVGLVTGTTFEQDAKNLGITDIRLYKDDTSTLTELSNGVIEGVITDRVVGVNAMNSGKFNVKPLGSPLRREDIAVAFRKEDKTLTAAVNDILKQMHEDGTLSELSKKWLKVDITKK
- a CDS encoding SpoIIE family protein phosphatase → MKIRWKILLILLAFTMLPLILIRAYGLDTLRDLGSDLQIQTRVTLLKRARSTLADIAEGTAARINLEDRLYRTTIKTLQGEAQNLLSKKVVPTLAHPPFITTPQGVQNMPKLYIHPDYKKSALMGRNMRLHREDKALHVKKGTLIDIPISSNHVSFWLPQGVSKEEAMSSIRRLAPLLPIFQACSLTLKELALWQEVILENGVQTTYPAHNSFPPKYDPRTSPWYKEVKDTLKTFWMHPAPEPATKSLCYRLSSPLFNDKDKFIGVASLVVPVGTAINSALLMSTEKNVKIMMVVSDRSTLSTSKKLLVIGRNKRSTEENISTSSKGHRWQAPPKPEWIYENTPEFATLIDDVSNQRSGVLQMDCEGVPSLWTYSPINKDMALLIVTPEIDFTAEADQAEQYVSESITRQIKNATIIAFSIISTLGIIAYFASQNLSSPIRKISEAVTKVGQGDWDARAEVRSHDELGDLANSFNQMVPQLRERSSILQALSLADEAQQNLLPKSTPQVSGAEIGAKCVFSEKTGGDYYDFIGCATCGKDIFATAIGDVSGHGVSAALLMTSARAYIRALTGQGRPLVEIVSKVNSLVTEDCAQTGHFMTLFTATCDTKKKTLNWIRAGHDPALIYAPETDEFEELIGTGLAIGVDENYLYREYFTQLKSGQLVALYTDGIWEAHSPKGEQFGKSQLREIIRDYYDKPAQQIAEIVHQQVSDHRRGLPLEDDCTIIIIKFL
- a CDS encoding TIGR00730 family Rossman fold protein, which translates into the protein MKSLCIFLGANPGNDEKYAKAARDMGRELAKRNITTIYGGSDMGLMGILAESALEAGGKVIGVIPESLAQKKVAHPMLTQLHVTESMHERKALMAELSDGFIAMPGGIGTMDEIFEIFTWAQLGFHSKPCGLLNVDGYYDTLLKFLSSVVNEGFLKSVHKDMLLTADSPAKIIDSFAGYEAPVVSKWVEKAKVETSKHQ
- a CDS encoding HD-GYP domain-containing protein yields the protein MSGLKNSEYLIEVDRLRPGVFIRLQGVPWYRHPFLTSSFRIKNFEQIETLRALNVEKVICVPNESLAPPLDVPRKSTAKIRTVLPGENPLPDDYYDEKKKRIDILREKKASVARAIKKYSLSLAQIENLMRSISRGNDHFIEDAIQFSSDLSSYFLEDSESIMHVLNLQDDSSDSLYYHSLNVTVLSLILGRSVGLTDTEMHNLAMGAMFHDIGKSRIEKKILHKKGRLTKAEQKIIQKHPFYGVQILSKNEKFPKEAMNIVYQHHERCDGRGYPKKLQQDMISKLSKIFCIANFYDGLINKHDHTKSYSPYQALSYMFSKCSGVLDKVLLSSFIHCMGIYPPGTIVILNNDQIGMVVSVNLAKPLAPSLVLYDPQIPKKEALILDLGRETEYEIIASIPPAKLSKEVYEYLSPRSRITYFVDPDSVSEK